In a single window of the Bradyrhizobium erythrophlei genome:
- a CDS encoding tyrosine-type recombinase/integrase, translated as MAEQISEKIVGNLPTPGLIQTGKQKGKQKPNELHYFSGATLQGKKAPSGFAVRVTAAGTKSFVWFHRVDGKGYLETLGSWDRNPGGGEFSVYRAIVKAKERADEVSDGRGKDGKKVDPRPDRTRRREDANKPTVANVSGLLDSYITRYLKAGKLRSAGMIEAQLKRLVKPSIGKIGIHELRRSHVSRMLDDIAEGKARDVDGELVKGGPRMADLVLAYVRKAFNWYEVNGHDDDFTSPVVRGMARLKPSDRERERVLSDDEIRDVWSALDSITEPACFPAYVKTLLLTATRRSEGADLSTTELEGEIWTIPAARYKTKRDHVIPLSVPARELIASAAPAKPAKNAHFVFSTTDGAKPFSGFSKAKLELDKAIAKIREREGRPPMENWTLHDSRRTARTLLARAGVRDDVAERCLGHVIKGVEKVYNRYAYLEEKRAAFEALAALVSRILNPTSNVEELASRRGKHEQ; from the coding sequence ATGGCCGAACAGATCAGCGAAAAAATTGTGGGGAACCTGCCGACGCCGGGATTGATCCAGACCGGCAAGCAGAAGGGCAAGCAGAAGCCGAACGAACTCCACTATTTCAGCGGCGCCACGCTGCAGGGCAAGAAAGCCCCGAGCGGCTTTGCGGTGCGCGTCACCGCGGCGGGCACAAAATCCTTTGTCTGGTTCCACCGCGTCGACGGGAAGGGCTATCTCGAAACGCTGGGAAGCTGGGACAGAAATCCCGGGGGCGGGGAGTTCAGCGTGTATCGGGCGATCGTCAAGGCTAAGGAGCGCGCCGACGAGGTGTCCGACGGCAGGGGCAAGGACGGCAAGAAAGTGGATCCCAGGCCCGACCGGACCCGGCGCCGCGAGGATGCAAACAAGCCCACCGTCGCGAACGTATCCGGCCTGCTCGACAGCTACATCACGCGCTACCTCAAGGCCGGGAAACTCCGCAGCGCCGGCATGATCGAGGCCCAGCTCAAGCGGCTGGTAAAGCCGAGCATTGGGAAAATCGGCATCCACGAATTGCGGCGCTCGCATGTTTCGCGAATGCTCGACGATATAGCCGAGGGTAAGGCGCGGGACGTAGACGGCGAGTTGGTCAAAGGTGGCCCGCGGATGGCCGATTTGGTGCTGGCCTATGTCCGCAAGGCGTTCAACTGGTACGAGGTGAACGGCCACGACGATGATTTCACCTCGCCGGTTGTCCGCGGCATGGCGCGGCTCAAGCCGAGCGATCGGGAGCGGGAGCGCGTTCTTTCCGATGACGAGATCAGGGACGTTTGGTCCGCGCTCGACAGCATCACCGAGCCCGCCTGCTTTCCCGCCTATGTCAAAACGCTGCTCTTGACCGCCACGCGTCGCAGCGAAGGCGCGGACCTGAGCACGACCGAACTTGAAGGCGAGATTTGGACGATTCCCGCCGCGCGCTACAAGACCAAGCGTGATCATGTCATCCCGCTATCCGTGCCAGCCCGTGAACTGATCGCCAGCGCGGCGCCGGCCAAGCCTGCCAAGAACGCGCATTTCGTTTTTTCGACCACCGACGGCGCGAAGCCGTTCAGCGGATTTTCCAAGGCAAAGCTCGAGCTCGACAAGGCGATTGCCAAAATCCGTGAGCGGGAAGGGCGCCCGCCAATGGAGAATTGGACGCTGCACGATTCGCGCCGCACCGCGCGCACGCTGCTTGCCAGGGCAGGCGTAAGGGACGACGTCGCCGAGCGCTGCTTGGGCCACGTCATCAAGGGCGTCGAGAAGGTCTATAACCGCTATGCCTATCTTGAAGAAAAGCGCGCCGCATTCGAAGCGCTCGCCGCGCTCGTTTCGAGAATTTTAAATCCAACTTCAAACGTTGAAGAACTCGCATCGCGCAGGGGCAAGCATGAGCAGTGA
- a CDS encoding helix-turn-helix transcriptional regulator: MQTDILKDYISRDDLAAKLGKSVKTLVRWELDGKGPPVTRVGRDVLYRIPSVEKWLQAQERAAQGTAHAA, translated from the coding sequence ATGCAAACCGACATACTCAAGGACTACATTTCCCGGGACGATCTCGCCGCTAAACTCGGCAAGAGCGTGAAAACGCTTGTCCGGTGGGAACTCGACGGCAAGGGACCGCCCGTCACGCGCGTCGGCCGCGACGTGCTTTACCGAATCCCGAGCGTTGAAAAGTGGCTGCAGGCGCAAGAGCGCGCGGCCCAGGGCACCGCACACGCCGCTTAA
- a CDS encoding transcriptional coactivator p15/PC4 family protein — protein sequence MSSYRKTDRQMPVRQCPIAENEPIEIAKFWKSRNHAEYVRVELSEYKGHQLINVRIWQTGTDGIDRPSTRGIAMSVRKLPELASALAKAETMAIELGLISDGAAGSDQGGSE from the coding sequence ATGAGCAGCTATCGCAAGACCGATCGGCAAATGCCGGTTCGCCAGTGTCCGATCGCAGAGAACGAGCCGATCGAGATCGCGAAGTTCTGGAAATCGCGAAATCACGCCGAGTACGTCCGCGTCGAACTCTCGGAATACAAGGGCCACCAACTCATCAACGTGCGCATCTGGCAGACCGGGACGGACGGCATCGACCGCCCGAGCACCCGGGGAATCGCAATGTCGGTTCGCAAACTTCCGGAACTGGCAAGCGCGCTGGCAAAAGCGGAAACCATGGCAATCGAGCTCGGCCTGATCAGCGACGGGGCCGCCGGCAGCGACCAGGGCGGCTCCGAATGA
- a CDS encoding AAA family ATPase gives MQTDGEPDFPEPATEPASLAFVTPLDWPEGAPPAVDWLANQRIPRGDVTTLHGDGGAGKTDIACQLAEACARAAPYWFGHEVTPGPVVVISAEEPQRELRRRIWLHRERDGFDAADLGNLHLWFPDDVAGAVFAVPDRSGIMQPTPLFRSIEAAIARIAPVLVTVDNVAATFTGNQNDRTMVRSYVNLWRTIARQPSRPAVLLLDHPSLSGLTNGNGRGGNMDWRNAVRSALYLRVPEDKSEADAGIRVLETQKSNYGPTGQPIRLQWATGGLRLEQGPSSLVRLAEDAKVDDLFVRLLDKFSAQGRDVRSTTGSGYAPAEFEDDPEAKVAGVKAKALKVAMARLFEAGKIITVQGKRSKHIERAPS, from the coding sequence TTGCAGACCGACGGAGAGCCGGATTTTCCTGAGCCCGCGACCGAACCGGCGTCGCTCGCATTTGTCACGCCTCTGGACTGGCCGGAGGGGGCGCCGCCAGCGGTCGATTGGCTAGCCAATCAGAGGATCCCACGGGGCGACGTGACGACGCTGCACGGCGATGGCGGCGCCGGGAAAACGGATATTGCCTGCCAGCTTGCAGAGGCATGCGCGCGCGCCGCGCCGTACTGGTTCGGGCACGAGGTCACGCCCGGGCCCGTGGTGGTCATCAGCGCCGAGGAGCCGCAACGGGAATTGCGCCGGCGCATCTGGTTGCACCGCGAGCGGGACGGATTCGACGCCGCCGATCTTGGTAACCTGCATCTCTGGTTTCCCGATGACGTCGCGGGCGCCGTGTTCGCCGTGCCAGATCGCAGCGGCATCATGCAGCCCACGCCGCTTTTCCGATCAATCGAGGCCGCGATCGCGCGGATTGCCCCCGTGCTGGTCACTGTCGACAACGTGGCCGCCACCTTCACCGGCAACCAAAACGACCGCACGATGGTGCGCAGTTACGTCAACCTTTGGCGAACGATCGCGCGCCAGCCCAGCCGCCCCGCGGTGCTGCTGCTCGACCATCCCAGCCTGTCAGGCCTGACAAACGGCAACGGGCGAGGGGGCAACATGGATTGGCGCAACGCCGTCCGCTCCGCGCTCTATCTGCGCGTTCCCGAGGACAAGTCAGAGGCCGACGCAGGCATTCGCGTGCTCGAGACCCAGAAATCGAATTATGGTCCCACCGGCCAGCCCATTCGGCTGCAATGGGCAACCGGCGGCCTGCGCCTGGAGCAGGGCCCGAGCTCGCTGGTACGCCTCGCCGAAGATGCCAAGGTCGACGACCTGTTCGTGCGCCTGCTCGACAAGTTCAGCGCCCAGGGCCGCGACGTGCGGTCGACCACCGGTTCAGGGTATGCGCCAGCGGAGTTTGAGGACGACCCTGAGGCCAAGGTCGCGGGAGTGAAAGCGAAGGCTCTCAAGGTCGCGATGGCTCGCCTATTCGAGGCCGGGAAGATCATCACCGTGCAGGGCAAGCGCTCGAAACACATCGAAAGGGCACCGTCATGA
- a CDS encoding O-antigen ligase family protein: MSRVFDRYFFFALVVSTVPILVLYNGLAGSHGNSIVTGLFIVSSLVAVALFSQWRRFVPNLCDVAFVAYVGCIAISFWLNGVADIKQTALLILTLAAYPAARLFAGTGLKPTFVFVTVAIVAAGSAVTAFELVRQWDSAYEKPMIFGMFAAGGNFLISLGIAMIAVTCLEMSARQRISATLLIIPAAAIFAASMVRLAFVAILVSLALGAYLSAPRIRRQIAAVILVTILAIATGLFVRSDKTMIMAGYAANGIKTIVASAAPDDFAAVVPVGEKRKLLSCSTRINLVDTIDVRLGLLRDAITLLKSSDWFGIGLDGFMKRSCIPAAEVHNSFLQAAIEFGWLGGIALLALVCLSGFYLLPLARSDTEARFAVCSLVCITILTIGSGRTSNDGLLFLFLGFAAGLHNLKPGNSPIGRLASSALSERGW, encoded by the coding sequence TTGTCGCGTGTTTTCGACCGCTATTTTTTCTTTGCGCTCGTCGTTTCAACAGTCCCGATCTTGGTGCTCTACAACGGGTTGGCGGGCAGCCACGGCAACAGCATCGTCACCGGGCTTTTCATTGTCTCTTCCCTGGTCGCGGTCGCGCTGTTCAGCCAGTGGCGCCGGTTTGTCCCTAACCTTTGTGACGTGGCGTTTGTCGCTTATGTCGGTTGCATTGCCATCTCGTTTTGGCTGAACGGCGTCGCTGACATCAAGCAAACCGCGCTTTTGATTTTGACGCTGGCTGCTTATCCGGCCGCGCGCCTTTTCGCCGGCACAGGACTCAAGCCGACGTTCGTATTTGTAACCGTTGCCATCGTCGCGGCCGGCTCGGCAGTGACGGCGTTCGAGCTCGTCAGGCAATGGGACAGCGCCTACGAGAAGCCGATGATCTTTGGAATGTTCGCCGCGGGCGGCAATTTCCTGATCTCGCTCGGCATCGCAATGATCGCCGTGACCTGCCTTGAGATGTCCGCGCGTCAGCGCATCTCGGCGACCTTGTTGATCATTCCGGCCGCCGCAATCTTTGCAGCCTCGATGGTTCGGTTGGCTTTCGTCGCCATCTTGGTGAGCCTCGCTTTGGGCGCATACCTTTCAGCGCCGAGGATAAGACGGCAAATCGCCGCCGTTATACTCGTCACCATCCTCGCCATCGCGACCGGGCTATTCGTTCGCTCTGACAAGACGATGATAATGGCCGGCTACGCCGCGAACGGAATCAAGACCATCGTCGCCAGTGCGGCGCCAGACGATTTTGCCGCGGTCGTTCCCGTGGGAGAAAAACGAAAGCTGCTCAGCTGTTCAACCAGGATCAATCTAGTTGACACGATCGATGTTCGGCTCGGCCTCCTGCGGGATGCGATCACGCTCCTCAAAAGCAGCGACTGGTTTGGAATCGGACTCGACGGCTTCATGAAGCGATCCTGCATTCCAGCGGCCGAAGTCCACAATTCCTTTCTCCAGGCCGCGATCGAGTTCGGATGGTTAGGCGGCATCGCACTCCTGGCCTTGGTTTGCCTCTCGGGCTTTTACCTTCTGCCGCTCGCGCGAAGCGACACCGAGGCCCGATTTGCGGTGTGCTCTCTCGTCTGCATCACGATTCTGACGATCGGGTCCGGCCGCACCAGCAACGACGGGCTCCTATTCCTTTTCTTAGGCTTCGCCGCCGGCTTACATAATTTGAAGCCCGGAAATTCTCCGATCGGACGCTTAGCGAGTTCAGCTCTGTCTGAGCGCGGGTGGTAA
- a CDS encoding protein-L-isoaspartate O-methyltransferase family protein translates to MSGFTTARQNMVDCQVRPSDVTDIRIIDAMLALPREAFVPPTQRKLAYLDLDLDVSDGGSARRYLIKPVVIAKMLQAADIGDADHVLVAGCATGYTAALVAKLAGRVTATETVPALAAKAKDVLAQLGLGNVTVRAADVAAGDPANAPYDVIVLDGATEITPEHLYQQLRDGGRLVGVFAQTKPPRAMIVTRSHGDFGNRALFDASAPVLPGLERVPAFVF, encoded by the coding sequence ATGTCCGGTTTTACGACCGCCCGCCAGAATATGGTCGATTGCCAGGTGCGTCCCAGCGATGTCACCGATATCCGAATCATCGATGCGATGCTGGCGCTCCCGCGCGAGGCATTTGTTCCCCCAACTCAGCGCAAACTGGCGTATCTCGACCTCGATCTTGACGTCAGCGACGGAGGGTCGGCGCGGCGTTACCTGATCAAGCCGGTGGTGATAGCGAAGATGCTGCAGGCCGCCGACATCGGGGATGCCGACCATGTATTGGTAGCCGGGTGCGCCACCGGCTATACCGCTGCCTTGGTGGCCAAACTCGCGGGGCGGGTGACGGCGACCGAAACCGTCCCGGCGCTGGCCGCGAAGGCCAAGGACGTCCTGGCCCAGCTCGGGCTTGGAAATGTGACGGTCCGGGCGGCCGACGTAGCCGCGGGCGACCCGGCCAATGCGCCCTACGACGTGATCGTCCTCGACGGCGCAACCGAGATCACGCCAGAGCACCTCTACCAGCAGCTTAGGGATGGCGGCCGGCTGGTCGGGGTTTTCGCTCAGACCAAGCCGCCGCGGGCCATGATCGTGACGCGCTCCCACGGCGATTTCGGGAACCGGGCGCTTTTCGATGCTTCGGCGCCGGTTTTGCCCGGACTTGAGCGGGTTCCGGCGTTCGTTTTCTAA